The following nucleotide sequence is from Puniceicoccus vermicola.
GCGCGCAAGCTACTGGTGGCTCTGTGGAAGTACTTGGAAAAAGACGAACTCCCCGCTGGGGCTCTCCTCAAAGAGACTGCCTGAGAACTTTTACCAATCAAACTATCTGAGCTTTATCTGACTTTGGTGGATTGATGGCCCGTTTCGATGCTGGAGATGGTAAATCCCACTCGTTCTTGTAGATTGGCGTCATCATGAAACCGCATATTCAAGCCTGCGATCAGGCGTATTTGGCATCAGGTGACCGGCTAGACCGGCACGGATAGAAGTTGGTCCCGAGGGCTACATAGCCCCGGATACTCAAATGCGGAAACCACTAAGATCAATCGCTCAAAATAAACATAACATTATCGCGATTATGACTTGACCCATAAATCACCATAGAAGCATCGAGCCTTGCTCGATGACCCGCGGCAGGCTACTCGCAGCTTCTAAACTCATCCGAATCCGCAACCTGTCATCGGCGAAGCGCCGATGCTACGTCGACTAGTGCCTTACTTGAGAACCTATGCCCCCTATCGCTGACCGAACTACAGAACGCGCCCGGTGCTTCCCGGCTTTCCTAAACAATATACTCCGGCAAGAGCCCCCCCAAAGCCACCAAGAATTTCCGCAACCCGTCATCGGCGAAGCGCCGATGCTACGTCGACTCGAGTCTTACTTGAGAACCCGTGCCCCTATCGCTGACTGAACCACAGAACGCGCCCGGTGCTTCCCGGCTTTCCTAAACAGTATACTCCGGCAAAGAGCCCCCCAAAGCCGCCGAGGATCTCGGTCGAGAGCAATCGGCTGGCACCAGCGCCGATCTCCAACCACTCCCCTTCTTCCGTCGCGACCGAAAAGATCAATCGACTGGGATCGCCTGCATTCCAACCGTCGGGTCGGGTCGCCAACTCAATTCGCAGCCGATAGGAAGACTGGCCGGGAATCTCCCGTTCCTCAACCTGTTCCAGATCGATCACTCGCCGGGAGAATCGAGCGTAGACACCGCTGCCATCACTCTTCTCGACGATACCCAGACTGTAATAGCCGAAATGCTCCATGAACGCCGATATCCCCAATTCCGCATTCAACGATTCCGGGCAAACTTCGCATTCACAGACGACCTGCGGTTGGGTCATACGCACCCCCACCCACGCTTTCGCCAAGGGCGTCGAAAGGGATTCCGAACGGGACAGCAAGCGAAGTCCTTTGGATTCGGGAAGCTCATAAATCTCCCGGAAGGCCCGCCCCACTGAGACCCAACGCGGTCCCAACTCCCCTTTCTCGTTCACAAAGGAATCCTTCCAACCAGACTCCTTGTTCGCTTCCTCCGATAAAGAGACTGGCTTTCCATCGTTCACGATCGGCCATCCACTTTCGGACCATTCGACAGGTGCCAAGAAGGTCTCCCGGCCCAAAACATGAACCGGTGGGTATCCCTGCGGACGCACACCGAGAAAGACCACCCACCATTTTCCGTTTTCATCTTCGATGAAATCGGCATGACCCGTGTTCTGTATGGCGGACTCCAAACCGGAGTGAGTCAGGATTGGGTTATGGGGGCATGGCTCCCATGGGCCCCACGGCGAACTCGAACGTCCGATTGCCACGCGGTGGCCAGACTCAGTTCCCCCTTCCGCCGTCAATAAATACCAGTAATCGCCTCGCGAAAACAGATGTGGCCCTTCAGTAGCCTTCCAACCAAATCCTTTTGAAATAAACTGGCGGGAAGTTATGCCTCGGCCGGTCTTGGGATCGATTTCAAACTGAACAATCCCTTGAGGCTCGCCCCAGCGTCCATCGCCTGTGACCTGACAAAGGACGGTTCCGTCCTCGAGGAACGTCAAGGAGGGGTCGATCCCACCTTGGTGGTCCGCATCCAGCCAAATCGGATCCGACCATTCCCCTGCCGGATCCACAGCCGTGACAATGAAATGCCCAATCTTTCCTATCTGGGTTGTGATCAGATAGAAGGTCCCGTCGTGATAACGAAGCGTCGGCGCAAAAATACCGGCATTCCCCAGTTTCTGTTCCTCGACAAAATCCAGCTGCGACGGACGCGAGAGGATATGCCGAACGAACTCCCATGTTTGGAGATCGCGGCTACGATAAAGCGGAACTCCCGGGAACTGACCAAAGCTACTGGTTGCAAGATAGAATACATCCTCCACCCGACAAATCGTCGGATCAGGGTGCATCCCGGGGAGAATCGGATTGGAAACGGAAATTTCAGACATTGGACCTGGAGAAACGGCAACTCGGCAACTTTCAGTGGCCATCCATTGCTCTCTTTGGATAGAGGATATCC
It contains:
- a CDS encoding glycoside hydrolase family 43 protein produces the protein MSEISVSNPILPGMHPDPTICRVEDVFYLATSSFGQFPGVPLYRSRDLQTWEFVRHILSRPSQLDFVEEQKLGNAGIFAPTLRYHDGTFYLITTQIGKIGHFIVTAVDPAGEWSDPIWLDADHQGGIDPSLTFLEDGTVLCQVTGDGRWGEPQGIVQFEIDPKTGRGITSRQFISKGFGWKATEGPHLFSRGDYWYLLTAEGGTESGHRVAIGRSSSPWGPWEPCPHNPILTHSGLESAIQNTGHADFIEDENGKWWVVFLGVRPQGYPPVHVLGRETFLAPVEWSESGWPIVNDGKPVSLSEEANKESGWKDSFVNEKGELGPRWVSVGRAFREIYELPESKGLRLLSRSESLSTPLAKAWVGVRMTQPQVVCECEVCPESLNAELGISAFMEHFGYYSLGIVEKSDGSGVYARFSRRVIDLEQVEEREIPGQSSYRLRIELATRPDGWNAGDPSRLIFSVATEEGEWLEIGAGASRLLSTEILGGFGGLFAGVYCLGKPGSTGRVLWFSQR